One genomic region from Mesorhizobium terrae encodes:
- a CDS encoding fumarylacetoacetate hydrolase family protein, with product MNALALAAPPIPSVAIAGSAERFPVRRIFCVGRNYAAHARELGNDERDPPFFFTKPADAVVDSGSTIPYPPLTANLHHEIELVVAIGEAGFRIPVNKALSHVWGYGVGIDLTRRDLQDEAKKAARPWDWAKAFDQSAPCGPLVPAKQSGHPASGRIWLSVNGTVRQDGDLAELIWPVADIIAICSEAVELRPGDLIFTGTPAGVGQIVSGDRLSGGVEGIGTIELTIGQAR from the coding sequence ATGAATGCATTGGCCCTGGCGGCGCCACCGATCCCATCCGTCGCCATTGCAGGATCCGCGGAACGTTTTCCGGTTCGACGCATTTTCTGCGTCGGCCGCAACTACGCCGCGCATGCCCGCGAACTGGGCAATGACGAACGCGACCCGCCCTTCTTCTTCACCAAGCCGGCCGATGCCGTGGTCGATTCGGGCAGCACCATTCCCTACCCGCCGCTGACCGCGAATCTGCATCACGAAATCGAGCTTGTCGTCGCGATAGGCGAAGCAGGCTTTCGGATCCCGGTGAACAAAGCGCTTTCCCATGTCTGGGGCTATGGCGTCGGCATCGACCTGACCCGGCGCGACCTGCAGGACGAAGCCAAGAAGGCAGCGCGCCCCTGGGACTGGGCGAAAGCCTTCGATCAATCCGCGCCTTGCGGGCCTCTGGTGCCGGCTAAGCAATCCGGGCATCCGGCAAGCGGCCGCATCTGGTTGTCCGTCAACGGAACCGTGAGACAGGATGGCGACCTCGCCGAACTGATCTGGCCGGTCGCCGACATCATTGCCATTTGCAGCGAAGCAGTGGAACTTCGGCCCGGCGACCTCATTTTCACCGGTACGCCAGCGGGCGTCGGACAGATTGTTTCCGGTGACCGCCTGAGCGGTGGCGTCGAGGGCATCGGCACCATCGAACTTACGATAGGACAAGCGCGATGA